The following are from one region of the Staphylococcus schleiferi genome:
- a CDS encoding trypsin-like serine peptidase — MKNKLLIVISAIFLTYFFIIPNAIASEDNRELITDVFKEKGSINTAKYEGVDGHHCTAVMLTPTVGLTAKHCKDGEFEEGNIGKVYPGESGLATEAGNITVSTFNPYSTEDIALIKGSNPTPAYSYYMKDVKLSVRGVKPSDLNGKSVYSIGYPAEKSGYKQYKTRGKITSVNGEKSIQTTLQSSAGQSGSGVFLEENDQLIGILVQGNLDGSNVVLINSQISNWIQTKSDYLPF; from the coding sequence ATGAAAAATAAATTACTTATAGTTATCAGCGCTATCTTTTTAACTTACTTTTTTATTATTCCAAATGCAATCGCTTCAGAAGATAATAGAGAATTAATTACAGATGTATTTAAAGAAAAAGGAAGTATAAATACAGCCAAATATGAAGGCGTAGATGGGCATCACTGTACAGCGGTTATGTTGACACCAACTGTAGGGTTAACTGCTAAACATTGTAAAGACGGTGAATTTGAAGAAGGAAATATAGGAAAAGTTTATCCAGGAGAATCAGGATTAGCTACAGAAGCAGGGAATATAACAGTGAGTACATTTAATCCTTATAGCACAGAAGACATTGCTTTAATTAAAGGATCAAACCCTACTCCTGCTTATAGTTATTATATGAAAGACGTAAAACTTTCAGTAAGAGGTGTAAAACCTTCAGATTTAAATGGAAAAAGTGTGTATTCAATAGGTTATCCTGCTGAAAAAAGTGGTTACAAGCAATATAAAACTAGAGGGAAAATAACATCTGTTAACGGTGAAAAATCTATACAAACAACTTTACAATCTAGTGCTGGTCAATCAGGTTCGGGAGTATTTTTAGAAGAAAATGATCAATTGATAGGCATACTTGTGCAAGGTAATCTTGATGGTTCAAATGTAGTTTTGATTAATTCTCAAATTTCAAATTGGATTCAAACAAAGAGTGATTATTTGCCTTTTTAG
- a CDS encoding GNAT family N-acetyltransferase — protein MAEIKHGDNKFYVGEDENHLQALMTYVPVGNSRIIIDHTEVGDELKGQGVGKQLVQTAVDYARENNIKIHATCPFAKSVLEKTTEYHDVFEK, from the coding sequence ATGGCAGAAATTAAACATGGAGATAATAAGTTTTATGTAGGTGAAGACGAAAATCATTTACAAGCTTTAATGACCTATGTCCCTGTTGGAAACAGTCGGATCATCATCGATCATACTGAAGTCGGTGACGAATTAAAAGGTCAAGGTGTAGGTAAACAATTAGTTCAAACAGCCGTTGATTACGCGCGTGAAAACAATATTAAAATTCATGCCACTTGCCCATTCGCTAAAAGTGTTTTAGAGAAAACAACTGAATACCATGACGTTTTTGAAAAATAA
- a CDS encoding oxidoreductase: protein MTKIAIIGPGAVGTAIASALDTQDVTLFGRQNKTVTYVDEAVSETKQVNVHALKEATDVYDIVFIAVKTHQIDNILDDLKNITHSESRVILAQNGSGLLPKLEAYHAYQAVVYISGAKQDNVVKHFKDYKIHLRRDAFTEQFAEKIQDSQLSLILEDDIDKAIWFKLIFNLGMNTLTALGRDTARLLKDSRMEQLCRNLLNEGLQVANAAGVIYEDSFIDDVMAAYQIFNDDTATSMYYDTMSEQPIEVETIQGFIYREGQKYGLHIPYIETTYTLLAHQNQTRLR, encoded by the coding sequence ATGACAAAAATAGCGATTATCGGCCCAGGTGCAGTGGGTACAGCCATTGCATCCGCCCTCGACACACAAGATGTCACTTTATTCGGTAGACAAAATAAAACTGTCACTTACGTCGACGAAGCAGTATCTGAAACGAAGCAAGTCAACGTTCATGCCCTTAAAGAAGCCACTGATGTATATGATATTGTTTTTATCGCAGTGAAAACACATCAAATAGATAACATTTTAGATGATCTTAAAAACATCACGCATTCCGAATCACGCGTTATTCTTGCACAAAACGGCAGTGGTTTACTTCCAAAATTAGAAGCGTACCATGCTTATCAAGCCGTCGTTTATATTAGTGGTGCCAAACAAGACAACGTCGTTAAACACTTCAAAGATTATAAAATTCATTTGCGCCGTGACGCTTTTACAGAGCAATTCGCAGAAAAGATTCAAGATTCACAGTTATCTCTTATCTTAGAAGATGATATCGATAAAGCCATCTGGTTTAAACTCATCTTCAATCTTGGAATGAACACGTTAACCGCTTTAGGTCGTGATACGGCACGCTTATTAAAAGACTCACGTATGGAACAATTGTGTCGCAATCTTTTAAATGAAGGCTTACAAGTCGCAAATGCAGCTGGCGTTATATATGAAGATTCATTTATCGATGACGTGATGGCAGCTTATCAAATCTTTAATGATGACACAGCTACAAGTATGTATTACGACACAATGAGCGAACAACCCATTGAAGTAGAAACGATTCAAGGCTTTATCTATCGTGAAGGTCAAAAATATGGCCTCCATATCCCTTATATTGAAACAACATATACTTTATTAGCCCATCAAAACCAAACGAGATTACGATAA
- a CDS encoding alpha/beta hydrolase, producing MARLEINYLSETIGMHQSLTVILPDDKSYVQPNVQPKLLPSLLLLHGLSSDHSAYTRFTSIERYANAHQLAVIMPNADHSFYTNMVYGHSYYDYILEVWDYVHQILPLSKAREDNFVAGHSMGGYGTIKFALTAGERFAKAAPLSAAVDVKTLAHYTFPDFKPKAIAGEVTKVEGTPFDPYYLVDEAVKKQKQIPEFLMMCGTEDFLYQSNVDFVHYLQQKGISCDFKDGTGRHDYAYWDKAIQTVIETFMKDHHTRETK from the coding sequence TTGGCACGATTAGAAATCAACTATCTTTCTGAAACGATTGGGATGCATCAATCTTTAACGGTCATTTTACCTGATGACAAAAGCTACGTTCAACCCAATGTACAACCTAAACTATTACCGTCATTATTACTATTGCATGGCTTATCAAGTGATCACAGTGCTTACACGCGCTTTACAAGTATTGAACGCTATGCCAATGCGCATCAACTTGCAGTGATTATGCCCAATGCAGACCATAGTTTTTACACTAACATGGTCTACGGACATAGTTATTATGATTATATTCTAGAAGTTTGGGATTACGTGCACCAAATTTTACCTTTGTCTAAAGCACGAGAAGATAATTTTGTAGCAGGTCATTCAATGGGTGGCTATGGTACGATTAAATTCGCTTTGACAGCAGGTGAAAGATTTGCGAAAGCCGCGCCGCTCTCTGCTGCTGTCGATGTGAAAACACTTGCCCATTATACTTTCCCTGATTTCAAGCCTAAAGCGATTGCGGGTGAAGTCACAAAAGTTGAGGGGACACCTTTTGACCCTTACTATTTGGTAGACGAAGCGGTTAAAAAGCAAAAACAAATCCCTGAGTTTTTAATGATGTGTGGTACAGAAGATTTTCTTTATCAGAGTAACGTTGATTTTGTGCATTATTTACAACAAAAAGGTATCAGTTGTGACTTTAAAGACGGTACAGGTCGCCATGATTATGCTTACTGGGATAAGGCCATTCAAACTGTGATAGAGACTTTTATGAAAGACCATCATACGCGTGAAACGAAATAA
- a CDS encoding DoxX family membrane protein, with the protein MIKWLQQSKIASVILLLLRLYLGISWFKAGLGKLLSGGFNAGGFLQNAVQHPVMSEAGVQYPIYTWFLKTVVLPMTPLVNVLIPLLEVIVGLLLILGLFTSVGAFVGLILNFMFLFAGTVSVNPLYILISIFIFMGGYNSGKIGLDYFIKSILSVKFFRFFNYYPESHQNHTKSLQ; encoded by the coding sequence ATGATTAAATGGCTACAACAAAGTAAAATTGCGAGTGTAATTTTGTTATTACTTCGTTTATATTTAGGAATTAGCTGGTTCAAAGCGGGGCTCGGAAAATTGTTGAGTGGTGGTTTTAATGCAGGCGGCTTTCTACAAAATGCCGTACAACATCCAGTCATGTCTGAAGCAGGTGTTCAATACCCGATTTATACATGGTTTCTTAAAACAGTCGTCTTACCTATGACACCTTTAGTTAACGTACTCATCCCACTCTTAGAAGTCATTGTAGGCTTATTATTAATCTTAGGTTTATTCACTTCAGTGGGTGCATTTGTTGGTTTAATACTCAATTTCATGTTCTTATTCGCAGGCACTGTATCAGTTAACCCACTTTACATTTTGATTAGTATTTTTATTTTCATGGGTGGCTATAATAGCGGTAAAATTGGTTTAGACTACTTTATTAAATCAATTTTAAGCGTGAAGTTTTTCAGATTCTTTAACTATTATCCTGAAAGTCATCAGAACCATACAAAATCACTGCAATAA
- a CDS encoding 6-phospho-beta-glucosidase yields MGQLPQNFMWGGALAANQFEGGYDQDGKGLSVMDVITAGAHGKERRITTHVEPDAYYPNHFGIDFYHQYQEDIALFKELGLKCLRTSIAWTRIFPKGDETIPNEAGLQFYDKVIETLIENGIEPVITLSHFEMPLHLAHTYGGFRNRKVVDCFARFAEVVFERYQDKVTYWMTFNEINNQMDVQNPLFLWTNSGVQLNPEDNPEEVLYQTAHHQLIASARAVKIGKQINPNFQIGAMISHIPIYPYSCHPKDMMEAQIANRLRFFFPDVQVRGYYPHYAVKMFEKQGYDIGWQEGDDVLLREGTVDYIGFSYYMSTAVKHQAEDSPENNIMNYTLPNAVNNPYIESSDWDWAIDPIGLRYTLNVLYERYQLPLFIVENGFGAVDQVENNEIHDSYRIDYLKQHIEAAIQAVGEDGVDLLGYTPWGIIDIVSFTTGEMKKRYGLIYVDQDDEGHGSLARLKKDSFYWYHEVIQSNGTNLSSY; encoded by the coding sequence ATGGGTCAATTACCTCAAAATTTCATGTGGGGCGGTGCACTCGCAGCCAATCAATTTGAAGGCGGCTATGATCAAGATGGCAAAGGACTCAGTGTCATGGATGTCATCACTGCAGGTGCTCATGGTAAGGAAAGAAGAATTACAACACATGTGGAACCTGATGCTTATTATCCTAATCATTTCGGTATCGACTTCTATCATCAATATCAAGAAGACATCGCGTTATTTAAAGAATTAGGCTTAAAATGCTTACGCACTTCCATTGCGTGGACGCGGATATTTCCAAAAGGCGATGAAACGATTCCTAATGAAGCTGGTTTACAATTTTACGACAAAGTCATAGAAACACTTATCGAGAACGGGATTGAACCCGTCATTACTTTATCTCATTTCGAAATGCCCCTCCACCTTGCGCACACCTATGGCGGATTTCGAAATCGAAAAGTCGTGGATTGCTTTGCCCGTTTTGCAGAAGTTGTCTTCGAACGCTATCAAGATAAAGTCACATATTGGATGACTTTTAATGAAATTAATAACCAAATGGATGTACAAAATCCTCTGTTTTTATGGACCAACTCAGGGGTTCAGCTCAACCCTGAAGACAATCCTGAAGAAGTGTTATATCAAACTGCACATCATCAACTCATTGCAAGTGCACGCGCGGTCAAAATTGGGAAGCAAATTAATCCAAACTTTCAAATAGGCGCAATGATATCGCATATCCCTATTTATCCTTATTCTTGTCATCCTAAAGATATGATGGAAGCACAAATCGCAAATCGTTTACGCTTTTTCTTTCCAGACGTTCAAGTTAGAGGCTATTATCCTCATTACGCTGTTAAAATGTTTGAAAAACAAGGTTATGACATCGGTTGGCAAGAAGGAGATGATGTTCTATTAAGAGAAGGGACTGTTGATTACATCGGTTTTAGTTACTACATGTCTACTGCAGTGAAACATCAAGCCGAAGATTCACCTGAAAATAACATTATGAATTACACTTTACCTAACGCTGTAAATAACCCTTATATTGAATCAAGTGATTGGGACTGGGCGATTGATCCGATAGGCTTGCGTTATACGCTCAATGTATTATACGAACGTTATCAGCTCCCCTTATTTATTGTAGAAAATGGATTCGGTGCTGTTGATCAAGTCGAAAATAATGAAATCCATGACAGCTATCGTATCGATTATTTAAAACAACACATTGAAGCTGCGATTCAAGCCGTTGGTGAAGATGGCGTCGACTTGCTCGGTTATACACCTTGGGGCATTATCGATATTGTGTCTTTTACAACTGGAGAAATGAAAAAGCGTTATGGTTTAATCTATGTTGATCAAGATGACGAAGGGCATGGCTCATTAGCACGTTTGAAAAAAGATTCTTTTTACTGGTATCATGAGGTGATTCAATCTAATGGGACAAACCTTTCCTCATATTGA
- a CDS encoding GntR family transcriptional regulator, which produces MLKYEQIAQQINTLIESSNYQPGDKLPSVTAFKDMYDVSKSTVVKALTLLEQDGRIYQAQGSGIFVRNSKSSDYINVFKTNGFSSHLAEHHMTSDVIKLELVTEVPKSVMQALKLGPGEQVYYLERVRYMNGLILCIEYSYFNKRIVKYLNQELAESSIFNYLQNDLQIRLGFSDIYFNVDQLDEREADLLQLKAGAPCLRYHQTFYTSTGQPFDVSDITFHYQHAHFYIPSKK; this is translated from the coding sequence TTGTTGAAGTATGAACAAATTGCACAACAAATCAATACATTAATTGAAAGTTCGAATTATCAGCCAGGTGATAAATTGCCGAGTGTGACGGCATTTAAAGACATGTACGACGTAAGTAAAAGTACGGTTGTTAAAGCGTTGACCTTGCTCGAACAAGATGGACGTATTTATCAAGCGCAAGGCAGCGGTATTTTTGTAAGAAATTCTAAAAGTAGCGATTATATCAATGTGTTTAAAACGAATGGATTTTCAAGTCATTTAGCGGAACACCATATGACAAGTGACGTTATCAAATTAGAATTAGTGACAGAGGTACCTAAGTCCGTGATGCAAGCACTTAAGTTAGGACCTGGGGAGCAGGTTTACTATTTGGAACGCGTGCGCTATATGAATGGCTTGATATTGTGCATCGAATATTCTTACTTTAATAAGCGCATTGTAAAGTATTTAAATCAAGAGCTTGCAGAAAGTTCTATTTTCAATTATTTACAAAACGATTTACAAATACGCCTTGGCTTTTCGGATATCTATTTCAATGTGGATCAACTCGATGAGAGGGAAGCGGATTTATTACAATTAAAAGCTGGCGCACCTTGTTTACGTTATCATCAGACATTTTACACATCTACAGGCCAACCTTTTGATGTTTCTGATATTACCTTTCATTATCAACATGCCCATTTTTATATTCCAAGTAAAAAGTAA
- a CDS encoding NAD(P)/FAD-dependent oxidoreductase has product MKDVTIIGGGPAGLYASFYAGLRGLSVRLIDVQDKLGGKMNIYPEKIIWDIGGLAPKPCFQIIQDVVQQGLHFNPEVCLEERVIDITKKEEQHFEVTTEQGHVYSSKAVIVAIGGGIIKPKQLEIKDASRYELTNLHYTVQALKHFKNKNVLISGSGNSALDWACDLSGYAKSVTLVYRKDEIRGYEAMNQILEKLDVEKMPNTHIKQLIGDQVQNRIKEVILENLETGDTTIKSVDDVIISHGFDRESTLLEASTAQLDMFDSYRIKGFGNTSTSIPGIYACGDIVHHDAKVHLIASAFSDAGNAANLAKQYIDPEARKEGYVSSHNEAFTESNKVIMKKYL; this is encoded by the coding sequence ATGAAAGATGTGACTATTATTGGCGGGGGTCCTGCAGGTTTATATGCGAGTTTTTACGCGGGGTTAAGAGGATTATCCGTAAGGCTCATTGATGTTCAAGATAAATTAGGTGGCAAAATGAACATTTATCCTGAAAAAATTATTTGGGATATTGGTGGTCTGGCACCGAAGCCTTGCTTTCAAATTATTCAAGATGTTGTTCAACAAGGACTTCATTTTAATCCAGAAGTCTGTTTGGAAGAACGTGTAATAGATATTACTAAAAAAGAGGAGCAGCATTTTGAAGTGACTACAGAACAAGGTCACGTTTATTCTTCAAAAGCGGTTATTGTTGCGATAGGTGGCGGCATCATAAAACCGAAGCAATTAGAAATTAAAGATGCTTCCAGATATGAACTGACAAACTTGCATTATACGGTTCAAGCTTTGAAACATTTTAAAAATAAAAATGTGTTGATTTCAGGTTCAGGTAATTCTGCATTAGATTGGGCCTGTGATTTGTCAGGTTATGCGAAAAGTGTCACTTTAGTTTATAGAAAAGATGAAATCCGTGGTTATGAAGCGATGAATCAAATCTTAGAAAAATTAGATGTTGAAAAAATGCCGAATACACACATTAAACAATTAATCGGGGATCAAGTACAGAACCGAATCAAAGAAGTGATACTTGAAAATTTAGAGACAGGTGACACGACGATAAAAAGTGTTGATGATGTGATTATTAGTCATGGCTTTGATCGAGAAAGTACATTGTTAGAGGCATCGACAGCACAATTAGATATGTTTGATTCCTATCGCATCAAAGGATTTGGGAATACGTCAACAAGTATTCCTGGTATTTATGCTTGTGGGGATATTGTCCATCACGATGCTAAAGTCCATTTGATCGCAAGTGCATTTAGTGACGCTGGGAATGCTGCAAATTTAGCAAAGCAATATATTGACCCTGAAGCTAGAAAAGAAGGTTACGTATCAAGCCATAACGAAGCTTTTACCGAATCGAATAAAGTGATTATGAAAAAATATTTATAA
- a CDS encoding MarR family winged helix-turn-helix transcriptional regulator, whose amino-acid sequence MSSEEMKLANQLCFSAYNVNRLFGKFYEHQLKPFKLTFSQYLVLLTLWEDNPQNLQSIGRRLDLGSNTLTPLLKRLEATGWIKREKSETDKRHLLVSLTEKGHREQEAIHEAISECIASKFDLDEYLKAKETMDKLEETLKNITKDE is encoded by the coding sequence TTGTCTAGTGAGGAGATGAAGCTAGCAAATCAACTGTGTTTTTCTGCTTATAACGTAAATCGATTATTTGGAAAATTTTATGAGCATCAGCTCAAACCGTTTAAATTAACGTTTTCTCAATACCTCGTTTTATTAACGTTGTGGGAAGATAATCCCCAAAATCTGCAATCTATAGGGAGAAGGTTAGATTTAGGGAGTAATACGTTAACACCCTTGTTGAAGCGTTTAGAAGCTACTGGATGGATAAAGAGAGAAAAGTCAGAAACAGATAAGCGACATTTGTTGGTGAGTTTGACTGAAAAAGGGCACAGAGAGCAAGAAGCAATACATGAAGCAATTTCCGAGTGTATAGCCTCAAAATTTGATTTAGATGAATACTTAAAAGCAAAAGAAACAATGGATAAACTAGAGGAAACTCTAAAAAATATTACAAAGGATGAATAA
- a CDS encoding dihydrolipoyl dehydrogenase family protein — MKKYDVVYLGSGHAAWHGAIALKHAGKSVAIIEKDRIAGTCTNYGCNAKILLENPFEVLEQASHYPNIINTENLEVNWENLMNYKHSVIDPMAGTMKAILEQQGIDIIEGAGKIVDAHTVSVNGENYEAENIVIATGQHSNELNIEGKEFTKNSRDFLSLESMPNSITFIGLGIISIEFASIAVKAGVETHMIHVDDQPLRGFYSAHVEKLMDKLKEEGVHFHMSENVVAVKENGTNYDVVTQSGLTIQSDYVLDATGRMPNVEGIGLEEVGIEYSKFGVKVDEYLRTNVPNIYASGDVIEKMIPKLTPTATFESNYIAAHILKMNEMPIQYPAIPSVLYSLPRLSNIGVGIEEAKNNDEYKVIDIPFGKRMVFEYKNETEAEMTIVLDSEKRLVGAAIYGDDAPDLINLLTFIVNQKLTARDLNQMIFAFPGSSSGVLDQLKLAMML; from the coding sequence ATGAAAAAGTATGACGTAGTATACTTAGGTAGTGGTCACGCAGCATGGCACGGTGCAATTGCATTAAAACACGCAGGTAAATCTGTCGCAATTATTGAAAAAGATCGTATTGCGGGAACATGTACAAACTATGGTTGTAACGCAAAAATCTTGTTAGAAAATCCATTTGAAGTATTAGAACAAGCGTCTCACTATCCAAACATTATTAATACAGAAAACTTAGAAGTAAACTGGGAAAATCTTATGAATTATAAACATTCAGTGATTGACCCAATGGCAGGTACAATGAAAGCAATCCTTGAACAACAAGGTATTGATATTATCGAAGGTGCTGGTAAAATCGTTGATGCACACACAGTTTCTGTTAATGGTGAAAACTACGAAGCTGAAAATATCGTTATTGCTACAGGTCAACATAGCAACGAATTAAACATTGAAGGTAAAGAATTCACAAAAAATAGTAGAGACTTCTTATCACTTGAAAGCATGCCAAACAGCATTACTTTCATTGGTTTAGGTATTATTAGTATTGAGTTCGCTTCAATCGCAGTTAAAGCAGGTGTGGAAACACACATGATTCATGTGGATGATCAACCATTAAGAGGCTTCTACTCTGCACACGTTGAAAAATTAATGGACAAATTAAAAGAAGAAGGCGTTCATTTCCACATGAGCGAAAATGTAGTTGCTGTTAAAGAAAACGGTACAAACTACGATGTTGTGACACAATCAGGTTTAACAATCCAATCTGACTACGTTTTAGATGCAACTGGACGTATGCCAAACGTTGAAGGTATTGGTTTAGAAGAAGTAGGTATTGAATACTCTAAATTCGGTGTAAAAGTTGACGAATATCTACGTACAAATGTACCTAACATTTACGCAAGTGGTGACGTTATTGAAAAAATGATTCCAAAATTGACACCAACTGCGACATTCGAATCTAATTACATCGCAGCACACATTTTAAAAATGAATGAAATGCCAATCCAATACCCTGCAATTCCATCTGTATTATATTCACTTCCAAGATTATCTAACATCGGTGTAGGTATCGAAGAAGCGAAAAATAACGACGAATACAAAGTGATCGACATTCCATTTGGTAAAAGAATGGTATTTGAATACAAAAATGAAACAGAAGCAGAAATGACAATCGTATTAGATAGCGAAAAACGCCTCGTTGGTGCGGCTATTTATGGTGACGACGCACCTGATTTGATCAACTTGCTTACATTCATTGTTAACCAAAAACTGACTGCAAGAGACTTAAATCAAATGATTTTTGCATTCCCAGGTTCTTCAAGTGGTGTGTTAGATCAATTGAAATTAGCGATGATGCTTTAA
- a CDS encoding (4Fe-4S)-binding protein, producing MFALAKKYTGSDINVYFEPKRCVHATECVRGLSHVFDVNQRPWINPDNDTAEHIAEVVERCPSGALTYELASNEVESHDETRVTYGDNGEIFLYGDFSLVKDGEVMHLNRAILTTDETKTDDPPFYTKSFQGQSDKSRYYKSIQDDNEK from the coding sequence GTGTTTGCATTGGCGAAAAAGTATACCGGATCAGATATCAATGTCTATTTTGAGCCTAAACGATGTGTACATGCGACGGAGTGTGTTCGTGGATTAAGTCATGTGTTCGATGTCAATCAAAGACCGTGGATTAATCCGGATAACGATACTGCAGAACATATCGCTGAAGTGGTTGAGCGTTGTCCAAGCGGTGCGTTAACTTATGAGCTGGCTTCAAATGAGGTAGAATCACACGACGAAACGAGAGTCACTTATGGTGACAATGGAGAGATTTTCTTATATGGAGATTTTTCTCTTGTTAAAGACGGGGAAGTCATGCATTTAAATAGAGCCATTTTAACAACAGATGAGACTAAAACGGATGATCCGCCTTTTTATACGAAGAGCTTTCAAGGACAATCGGATAAGTCTCGTTACTACAAATCAATTCAAGATGACAATGAGAAGTAA
- a CDS encoding VOC family protein, translated as MEAIKNIHHISAIVGHPKENKQFYQEVLNLRLIKKTVNFDDPGTYHLYFSNDNVDPGTVITFFPWANAREGRVGSGQVGRIAFRIPKNSKDYWIQRLKDHHVEVTETSLFQRPTIEFEDIHGLDLALVESDEESETNSILGFHGSVLLSLRPIETLKELVDDLGLVELEHTEDAFHFETVGELKHHIIIPKTPMREGRWGVGTVHHIAWSVDDENVQKDWQNYLVGEGYHVTEVKDRNYFKAVYTKERGHIIFEFATVGPGFDRDEPKDQLGQKLMLPPQFEANREALVSKLPELD; from the coding sequence ATGGAAGCAATTAAAAATATCCATCATATCTCAGCAATTGTAGGACATCCAAAAGAAAATAAACAATTTTATCAAGAAGTTTTAAATTTACGTTTGATTAAAAAAACAGTGAACTTTGACGATCCAGGCACATATCATTTATATTTTTCAAATGATAATGTAGACCCAGGTACAGTGATTACGTTCTTCCCATGGGCGAATGCCAGAGAAGGTCGTGTCGGAAGCGGTCAAGTAGGTCGTATTGCATTTAGAATCCCTAAAAATTCTAAAGACTATTGGATTCAACGTCTTAAAGACCATCATGTAGAAGTGACAGAAACATCTTTATTCCAAAGACCAACAATTGAATTTGAAGATATTCATGGTCTTGATTTAGCATTAGTGGAAAGCGATGAAGAAAGTGAGACGAATAGTATTTTAGGTTTTCATGGTTCCGTGTTGCTATCACTTCGTCCTATTGAAACATTAAAAGAATTAGTAGACGATTTAGGCTTAGTAGAGCTTGAACATACTGAAGATGCGTTCCACTTTGAAACAGTGGGCGAACTAAAACACCATATCATTATTCCGAAAACACCAATGAGAGAAGGCCGTTGGGGTGTAGGTACAGTACATCACATCGCGTGGTCTGTGGATGATGAAAATGTACAAAAAGATTGGCAAAACTATCTAGTGGGCGAAGGTTACCACGTGACTGAAGTAAAAGATAGAAATTATTTTAAAGCGGTATACACTAAAGAACGCGGTCATATCATTTTTGAATTTGCGACTGTTGGACCAGGTTTTGACCGTGATGAACCTAAAGATCAATTAGGTCAAAAATTAATGTTACCACCACAATTTGAAGCAAACCGTGAAGCGTTAGTTTCAAAATTACCAGAATTAGATTAA